One stretch of Segatella copri DNA includes these proteins:
- a CDS encoding heavy metal translocating P-type ATPase yields MKKTIPVIGMACSVCSANVEKKLQSLEGINSASVSLASRTALVDYDPDIISLEDMKREISNAGYDLVIENDRSVEEINRREFTLLRRRTLTSWLFAILTMCFSMGWISLGMEQNMISDGVASAHHTNSFANQICLLLALANLLYCGKQFYVSAWKQLLHHTANMDSLVALSTLIAFLFSTFNTFFGEMVWGARGIEWHTYFDASVMIITFVLTGRCLEEKAKDSTASSIRQLMGMQPKTARLVTYEKIEGTNDYKMEEVPISTIQIGDMIEVRAGEKIPVDGVVTQAESFMTPDAAYVDEAMISGEPTPAMKKAGDNVLAGTIPSQGKLRMRAKQIGENTALAHIIRMVQEAQGSKAPVQRIVDKAALIFVPAVAAIALITFIIWWLIGGNAALPQAILSAVAVLVIACPCAMGLATPTALMVGIGKAAQKQILIKDASALENLHKINALVIDKTGTLTIPNQNIDFTKQEDLDLETRETLKPHAQEAIKQLQERGIEVYMMSGDKEEAAHYWAEKAGIKHYQSKVLPGDKQALVKKLQDEGKQVAMVGDGINDTQALALANVSMAIGKGTDVAMDVAQITLMSDDLLALPEAVKLSQKTVHMIWQNLFWAFIYNIICIPLAAGALHIFGIDFQITPMWASALMAFSSVSVVLNSLRLRLA; encoded by the coding sequence ATGAAGAAAACAATTCCAGTAATAGGCATGGCTTGCAGCGTATGCTCTGCCAATGTTGAAAAGAAGCTGCAGTCGCTAGAAGGCATCAACTCCGCCTCGGTTTCCCTGGCGAGCCGAACAGCCCTGGTAGATTACGACCCCGACATTATCTCTCTGGAAGATATGAAACGGGAAATCAGCAACGCCGGATACGACCTCGTCATCGAAAACGACAGAAGCGTGGAGGAAATCAACCGACGTGAGTTCACCCTCCTGCGCCGCCGAACCCTGACTTCCTGGCTCTTCGCCATCCTGACCATGTGTTTCTCCATGGGCTGGATTTCCCTGGGTATGGAACAGAATATGATTTCAGATGGCGTTGCTTCAGCTCATCATACCAATTCCTTCGCCAACCAGATTTGTCTGCTCCTGGCACTCGCCAACCTGCTCTACTGCGGCAAACAGTTTTATGTTTCCGCCTGGAAGCAGCTCCTGCATCATACGGCAAACATGGATTCGCTCGTAGCACTCAGCACCCTCATCGCCTTCCTCTTCAGCACCTTCAACACCTTCTTCGGAGAAATGGTATGGGGAGCGAGAGGCATAGAATGGCACACTTATTTTGATGCTTCCGTGATGATTATCACCTTCGTGCTGACCGGCAGATGCCTGGAAGAAAAAGCGAAAGACAGTACGGCGAGCAGCATCCGACAACTGATGGGAATGCAGCCTAAAACCGCCCGACTGGTGACTTACGAGAAGATAGAAGGCACCAACGACTACAAGATGGAGGAAGTGCCGATTTCCACCATTCAGATAGGCGACATGATAGAGGTAAGAGCCGGCGAGAAGATTCCGGTGGATGGCGTGGTTACCCAGGCAGAGAGTTTCATGACTCCCGATGCTGCCTATGTAGATGAAGCGATGATCAGCGGCGAACCGACTCCGGCGATGAAAAAGGCAGGCGACAACGTGCTGGCTGGCACCATTCCGAGTCAGGGAAAGCTCCGCATGAGAGCCAAGCAGATTGGCGAGAACACCGCCCTGGCGCACATCATCCGCATGGTTCAGGAGGCACAGGGCAGTAAGGCACCCGTGCAGCGCATCGTGGATAAGGCGGCTCTGATTTTCGTTCCAGCCGTGGCAGCCATCGCCCTTATCACCTTTATAATATGGTGGCTGATAGGCGGCAACGCTGCTCTTCCGCAGGCCATTCTTTCAGCCGTAGCCGTATTGGTCATCGCCTGTCCTTGCGCCATGGGCTTAGCTACTCCTACCGCCCTGATGGTGGGCATCGGCAAGGCGGCGCAGAAGCAGATTCTCATCAAGGATGCGTCGGCACTGGAGAATCTCCACAAGATCAACGCCCTCGTCATCGACAAGACCGGCACCCTCACCATTCCTAACCAGAACATCGATTTCACCAAGCAGGAGGATTTGGATCTGGAGACGAGAGAGACCCTCAAGCCTCATGCCCAGGAAGCGATAAAGCAGTTGCAGGAAAGGGGAATAGAGGTCTATATGATGAGTGGCGACAAGGAGGAAGCGGCTCATTACTGGGCAGAGAAAGCCGGCATCAAGCATTACCAGAGCAAGGTGCTGCCTGGCGACAAGCAGGCATTGGTAAAGAAACTTCAGGACGAAGGCAAACAGGTAGCGATGGTAGGCGACGGAATCAACGACACCCAGGCTTTGGCCCTTGCCAACGTGAGTATGGCGATAGGAAAGGGAACGGATGTGGCGATGGATGTGGCGCAGATTACGCTGATGAGCGACGACCTGCTGGCACTTCCGGAAGCCGTAAAACTGAGCCAGAAGACGGTTCACATGATTTGGCAGAATCTCTTCTGGGCGTTCATCTACAACATCATCTGCATTCCGCTGGCAGCCGGCGCCCTTCATATCTTCGGCATTGATTTCCAGATAACTCCAATGTGGGCAAGTGCCCTGATGGCCTTCTCAAGTGTGAGCGTAGTGCTTAATTCGCTGAGGTTGAGATTAGCGTAA
- the mgtA gene encoding magnesium-translocating P-type ATPase, producing the protein MMWKKKKNNTKMAFNTETVMMAAKAPLNTVLTYFQTTSLGLTDEEVEKRQGLYGKNEIVHEQKKKPLVMLAKAFINPFVGVLTALVAISFVMDVWMADPGDQDWTSIIVVSTMIILSTILRFVQEWKANRSSEALQKMVTNTCYVVRLGSTTRGGTPGAEISNEELVPGDLIMLSAGDMIPADIRIIESKDLFVSQSSLTGESDSIEKFPNLSKDRNHTGSIVDLDNICFMGSNVVSGSAKGIVFATGNHTYLGTIAKNVAGHRAATAFDKGITKVSLLLIRFMLVMVPIVFLVNGITKGDWMEAFIFAISVAVGLTPEMLPMIVTANLSKGAMVMSRKKTIVKDLNAIQNFGAMNILCTDKTGTLTQDHIVLERHVNVDGTEDKENRILRHAYFNSYFQTGLKNLMDRAILSHVKELGLESLSSSYKKVDEIPFDFTRRRMSVVVEDRNGKRQIITKGAVEEMLTVCSFAEFGGKVEPLTDGMRNKAQKFVKEMNAQGMRVLALAQKSFLSKENNFAIEDEKEMVLIGYLAFLDPPKESASLAIKQLHEHGVEVKVLSGDNEAVVKAISRQVGINTSDSVTGPELENMSKEAKLEAVMKCSIFSKLTPMQKAEIIQLLQKSNNTVGFLGDGINDAAALRESDIGISVDSAVDIAKESADIILLEKDLIVLENGVQEGRKTFGNIVKYVKMTASSNFGNMFSVLAASAFLPFLPMLPIHLLIQNLLYDISQTTIPFDRMDKEYLAKPRVWDSGDLSRFMIWIGPISSIFDIATYMVMWWVFKCQGPDMESLFQSGWFVEGLLSQTLIVHMIRTRKVPFIQSSASWSVMLMTFSIMAVGICIPFTSFGCSIGLTPLPWTYFPWLVGILLSYCVLTQWLKTLYIRSFKRWL; encoded by the coding sequence ATTATGTGGAAGAAGAAAAAGAACAACACAAAAATGGCTTTCAATACCGAGACGGTAATGATGGCTGCCAAGGCACCACTCAACACGGTGCTCACTTACTTCCAGACTACCTCATTGGGACTCACCGATGAAGAAGTAGAGAAGAGACAGGGACTCTATGGCAAGAACGAGATTGTACACGAGCAGAAAAAGAAGCCGCTCGTAATGCTTGCCAAGGCGTTCATCAACCCTTTCGTAGGAGTGCTCACCGCACTGGTGGCTATCTCGTTCGTAATGGATGTATGGATGGCAGATCCAGGTGATCAGGACTGGACTTCCATCATCGTTGTCTCGACCATGATTATCCTGAGTACCATCCTCCGCTTTGTACAGGAATGGAAGGCCAACCGATCTAGCGAGGCTTTGCAGAAGATGGTGACCAACACCTGCTATGTGGTGCGACTTGGTTCAACCACCCGTGGCGGAACACCAGGTGCAGAAATCAGCAATGAGGAACTGGTTCCTGGCGACCTCATCATGCTATCTGCCGGCGATATGATTCCTGCCGACATCCGCATCATCGAATCCAAGGATCTGTTCGTCAGTCAATCCAGTCTGACAGGCGAATCTGATTCCATTGAGAAATTCCCAAATCTTTCAAAAGACCGCAACCATACGGGCAGCATCGTTGACCTCGACAACATCTGTTTCATGGGTTCCAACGTGGTGAGTGGTTCGGCAAAAGGCATCGTCTTTGCCACCGGCAACCACACCTATCTGGGAACCATCGCCAAGAACGTGGCGGGGCATCGTGCCGCTACAGCTTTCGACAAGGGAATCACTAAGGTGAGTCTGCTGCTCATCCGCTTCATGCTCGTGATGGTGCCTATTGTGTTTCTGGTAAACGGCATTACGAAGGGCGACTGGATGGAGGCCTTCATCTTCGCCATCTCCGTGGCCGTGGGATTGACTCCCGAGATGCTGCCGATGATTGTAACCGCCAACCTTTCGAAAGGAGCGATGGTCATGTCGCGCAAGAAGACCATCGTAAAGGATCTGAACGCCATTCAGAATTTCGGTGCCATGAACATCCTCTGTACCGACAAGACCGGCACCCTGACTCAGGACCACATCGTATTGGAGCGCCACGTGAACGTGGATGGAACCGAGGACAAGGAAAATCGCATCCTGCGCCACGCCTATTTCAACAGCTATTTCCAGACGGGTCTGAAGAACCTGATGGACCGCGCCATCCTCTCGCACGTCAAGGAACTGGGATTGGAATCGCTGAGCAGCTCATATAAAAAGGTGGATGAGATTCCGTTCGATTTCACGAGAAGACGCATGTCGGTGGTGGTAGAAGACAGAAACGGCAAGCGACAGATCATCACCAAGGGAGCCGTAGAAGAAATGCTGACGGTTTGCAGCTTTGCGGAATTCGGAGGAAAAGTGGAGCCGCTGACCGATGGAATGCGAAACAAGGCACAGAAATTCGTAAAGGAGATGAATGCGCAGGGCATGCGAGTGCTGGCACTGGCGCAGAAGAGTTTCCTAAGCAAGGAGAATAACTTTGCCATCGAAGACGAGAAGGAGATGGTGCTCATTGGCTATCTTGCCTTCCTCGATCCTCCAAAGGAATCAGCTTCGCTGGCCATCAAGCAACTGCATGAGCACGGTGTGGAAGTGAAGGTGCTTTCGGGCGATAACGAGGCGGTGGTAAAGGCTATTTCCAGACAGGTGGGAATCAATACTTCTGATTCCGTTACGGGACCGGAACTGGAGAATATGAGCAAGGAAGCCAAGCTGGAAGCGGTGATGAAATGCAGCATCTTCTCAAAGCTTACCCCGATGCAGAAGGCAGAAATCATCCAGCTCCTGCAGAAGAGCAACAATACCGTAGGATTCCTGGGCGACGGAATCAACGACGCAGCAGCCCTGCGCGAATCAGACATCGGAATCTCGGTAGATTCGGCTGTGGATATTGCCAAGGAGAGTGCTGACATCATCCTGCTGGAGAAAGACCTGATAGTGCTGGAAAACGGCGTACAGGAAGGAAGAAAGACCTTCGGAAACATCGTGAAATACGTGAAGATGACTGCCAGTTCCAACTTCGGCAATATGTTCAGCGTGCTGGCAGCGAGTGCCTTCCTGCCTTTCCTGCCGATGCTTCCTATCCATCTGCTCATTCAGAACCTGCTCTATGATATTTCCCAAACCACCATTCCTTTCGACCGCATGGACAAGGAATATCTCGCCAAGCCACGTGTATGGGATTCAGGCGATTTGAGCAGATTCATGATCTGGATTGGACCTATCAGTTCGATATTCGATATTGCCACCTACATGGTGATGTGGTGGGTATTCAAGTGCCAGGGACCGGACATGGAATCCCTCTTCCAGTCGGGTTGGTTTGTCGAGGGCTTGCTTTCCCAGACCCTCATCGTTCACATGATCCGTACCCGCAAGGTTCCGTTCATCCAGAGTTCTGCCTCATGGTCTGTGATGCTGATGACCTTCTCCATCATGGCTGTCGGCATCTGCATTCCATTCACATCATTCGGCTGTTCAATCGGCTTAACTCCTCTGCCATGGACTTACTTCCCATGGCTGGTAGGCATTCTGCTGTCTTACTGCGTATTGACGCAATGGCTCAAAACTCTTTACATCCGGTCTTTCAAGCGCTGGCTATAA
- a CDS encoding SusC/RagA family TonB-linked outer membrane protein, whose amino-acid sequence MILAPQTLCAQSVNIEGLDSLRLSGSVSVVEPELLKKGVLNNALEALSGQTAGVNVTTNGLDRIAMLNSVRVRGTTSIMGGNDPLVIIDGVTSDVATLATIYPADIESFTVLKNASETALYGSRGASGVIQVKTKKGTGKGFQISYEGNYGIEAMYKSMEMLNAAEYIAAAQKYGLEYNNKGYDTNFRKAITRTGNIQNHYLAFSGGTPQSNYRASFGYIDHSTIIRSKGYRNLVAKIDVTQKAFGDKLTGDFGVFGSSFKNNDIFDSQMLFYSADAMNPTYPYDKLNGSWVKNGAASQVNPPGALLKERNDTKNMNFNAHLKLNYDMTNSLSVSAFGAYSYASNENNQFCPTWVWAQGNLYRGEFKSEDWLANVSFNYQHSWGIHNLKAMVGAEYQKDIRTGFWTSAKGITNNDMYYHNIGAAASRPFGGTDSNYEDPTLASVMGNVDYTLYNKYSLSVSMRGDGSSMVGNDHTWGFFPSVSLSWDMKQEKWLRSLQKITMLKLRTGYGRSGNLGGISSYTTLNTVRQNGIVSVNSSPTVTMGMISNNNPDLKWETRATWNIGADLGLWNNRLVLTAEYYYSKTTDMLYAYDVPVPPFAYDKLLANLGSMSNQGLEVGISFTPIQKKDMELNINMNLSWQKNKLLSLSGEYDGMQMSAADITAMGALSGAGQHGGYNNVVYQIVGQPLGVFYLPHCKGIIEDGNGHYRYDIEDLDKNGTVDLSDGGDRYIAGQATPKVTLGSNISFRYRDWYLSLQMNGAFGHKIFNGTGLAYTNMSSFPDYNVLKGAPEKNIVDQNVSDYWLEKGDYLNLENLTLGYDIPIRKGVVQSLRVSASVNNLATISSYSGLTPMINSYVVNSTMGIDDKRTYPVYRTFSLGLSVQF is encoded by the coding sequence ATGATTCTTGCACCCCAAACCCTCTGTGCTCAGTCTGTGAACATCGAAGGCCTAGACTCCTTGCGCTTATCAGGTTCGGTGAGTGTAGTGGAGCCTGAACTTCTGAAGAAGGGTGTGCTCAATAATGCCCTGGAGGCCTTGAGCGGACAGACGGCAGGTGTTAACGTCACTACCAATGGTCTTGACCGTATTGCTATGTTGAACTCCGTCCGGGTTCGCGGTACAACTTCTATCATGGGCGGCAATGATCCTCTGGTGATTATTGATGGTGTTACTTCTGATGTGGCGACGCTTGCTACAATCTATCCCGCCGACATAGAGAGCTTTACAGTACTGAAGAATGCCAGCGAAACGGCACTCTATGGTTCCCGTGGTGCTTCGGGCGTTATCCAGGTAAAGACCAAGAAGGGTACGGGTAAGGGATTTCAGATTTCTTACGAGGGAAACTATGGTATAGAGGCGATGTACAAAAGTATGGAGATGCTCAATGCCGCCGAATACATTGCTGCTGCACAGAAGTATGGGCTGGAGTATAACAATAAGGGATATGATACCAATTTCCGCAAGGCGATTACCCGAACCGGAAATATCCAGAACCATTATCTGGCCTTCAGCGGTGGCACTCCGCAGAGCAACTACCGCGCTTCTTTTGGCTATATCGACCATAGCACGATTATTCGGAGCAAGGGCTATCGTAATCTGGTGGCTAAGATTGATGTCACCCAGAAGGCGTTTGGCGATAAACTGACGGGAGATTTCGGCGTGTTCGGTTCGTCTTTCAAGAACAATGATATCTTCGACAGTCAGATGCTTTTCTATTCTGCCGATGCCATGAATCCTACTTATCCTTATGATAAGCTGAACGGCAGTTGGGTGAAGAATGGGGCTGCATCTCAGGTGAATCCTCCCGGTGCCTTGCTCAAGGAGCGTAATGATACGAAGAACATGAACTTCAATGCTCATCTGAAGTTGAACTATGATATGACAAATTCTCTGAGTGTTTCTGCCTTCGGAGCATATAGTTATGCTTCCAACGAGAACAATCAGTTCTGTCCTACCTGGGTTTGGGCGCAGGGCAATCTCTATCGTGGGGAGTTCAAGAGCGAGGACTGGCTTGCCAATGTATCGTTTAACTATCAGCATTCGTGGGGAATCCACAATCTGAAGGCAATGGTGGGTGCAGAATATCAGAAGGATATCCGAACGGGATTCTGGACTTCTGCTAAGGGAATCACCAACAACGACATGTATTACCATAATATAGGTGCTGCTGCATCACGGCCTTTCGGTGGGACAGACAGCAACTACGAAGATCCGACCCTGGCTTCTGTGATGGGCAATGTCGACTACACCTTATATAATAAGTATAGTCTTTCGGTTTCCATGCGTGGCGATGGTTCTTCGATGGTGGGCAATGACCATACCTGGGGTTTCTTCCCATCCGTCTCTCTTTCCTGGGATATGAAGCAGGAGAAATGGCTCCGTTCTCTCCAGAAAATTACCATGCTGAAACTGCGTACGGGCTATGGACGCTCAGGTAATCTTGGCGGAATATCTTCTTATACCACTTTGAATACGGTGCGGCAGAATGGTATTGTTTCGGTGAACAGTTCTCCTACGGTTACGATGGGAATGATTAGCAATAACAATCCTGATCTGAAGTGGGAAACCCGCGCTACCTGGAATATCGGAGCTGATTTGGGATTGTGGAACAACCGGCTGGTTCTGACGGCAGAATATTACTATTCCAAGACCACCGACATGCTCTATGCCTATGATGTGCCGGTTCCGCCTTTTGCCTATGATAAACTGTTGGCAAACCTGGGTTCTATGAGCAACCAGGGCTTGGAGGTCGGCATTTCCTTCACTCCTATCCAGAAGAAGGACATGGAACTGAATATCAATATGAATCTCTCCTGGCAGAAGAACAAACTCCTCTCGCTGAGTGGTGAATATGACGGAATGCAGATGTCGGCAGCCGATATTACTGCGATGGGTGCCTTGTCGGGTGCCGGTCAGCATGGTGGTTACAACAATGTGGTCTATCAGATAGTTGGTCAGCCTTTGGGGGTATTCTATCTTCCACATTGCAAGGGGATTATAGAAGATGGAAATGGGCATTACCGCTATGATATCGAAGATTTGGACAAGAACGGAACCGTAGATTTGAGTGATGGCGGTGACAGATATATTGCCGGTCAGGCTACTCCTAAAGTAACGTTGGGTTCCAATATCAGTTTCCGTTATCGCGACTGGTATCTTTCATTGCAGATGAACGGAGCCTTCGGACATAAGATATTCAATGGTACGGGCTTAGCCTACACCAATATGTCGAGTTTCCCGGATTATAATGTGCTGAAGGGAGCTCCTGAGAAGAATATCGTTGACCAGAATGTTTCTGATTATTGGCTGGAGAAGGGCGATTATCTCAACTTAGAGAATCTCACGCTGGGCTATGATATCCCTATCCGAAAGGGCGTGGTGCAGTCGCTCAGAGTTTCGGCGAGTGTCAACAATCTTGCCACCATCAGCAGTTACAGCGGCTTGACTCCGATGATTAACAGCTACGTGGTGAATAGTACGATGGGTATTGATGATAAGCGGACTTATCCTGTTTACAGAACCTTCTCATTGGGTTTAAGTGTTCAATTCTAA
- a CDS encoding fibronectin type III-like domain-contianing protein, whose protein sequence is MEWEGTEVAQVYIRRMDDAEGPIKTLKAFKRITLKAGEKQQVTISLPRQSFEGWDSQTNTMRVVPGKYQIFVGGSSAEAAKNVIEMKVK, encoded by the coding sequence ATGGAGTGGGAAGGAACGGAAGTGGCGCAGGTTTACATCCGTAGAATGGATGATGCTGAGGGTCCTATCAAGACCCTGAAAGCCTTCAAGCGCATTACTTTGAAGGCGGGCGAGAAGCAGCAGGTAACCATCAGTCTGCCTCGCCAGAGTTTCGAGGGTTGGGATTCCCAGACCAATACCATGCGTGTGGTTCCCGGCAAATATCAGATCTTCGTAGGTGGTTCGAGTGCTGAGGCTGCGAAGAATGTGATAGAAATGAAAGTGAAATAA
- a CDS encoding PaaI family thioesterase: MKKILNPYLNKEGYNCVCCAPNNPVGLHLEFWEEGEDVLTIWNPGENYQGWINTLHGGIISMLMDEVAGWVINRKLQTTGVTMQLNVKYKKPVMTTDSQITVRGHIASQRRNIVTIHLTLENSKGEVCDEGEAIYFTFGPDKAREMGFDCCKVEGEE; the protein is encoded by the coding sequence ATGAAGAAGATATTAAATCCATATTTGAACAAGGAGGGTTACAACTGCGTTTGCTGTGCCCCCAACAATCCTGTAGGATTGCATCTTGAGTTTTGGGAAGAGGGTGAGGATGTGCTTACCATCTGGAATCCCGGCGAGAATTACCAGGGCTGGATCAATACCCTGCATGGCGGAATCATCAGTATGCTGATGGATGAAGTGGCAGGCTGGGTTATCAACCGCAAACTGCAGACCACGGGTGTGACGATGCAGCTCAACGTGAAGTACAAGAAGCCTGTGATGACCACCGATTCGCAGATTACGGTGCGTGGTCACATCGCCAGTCAGCGCCGCAACATCGTCACCATCCACCTGACCCTGGAGAACTCCAAAGGCGAGGTTTGTGATGAGGGCGAAGCCATCTACTTCACCTTTGGTCCTGATAAAGCCAGGGAGATGGGATTCGACTGCTGCAAGGTAGAGGGGGAGGAATAA
- a CDS encoding Hsp20/alpha crystallin family protein, translated as MLLARRNNDSDWLSNFFDDTLFNTEVMSRMNATAPAINIKETDKNYIMEVAAPGLKKEWVRVNIDNDGNLNIAIENKMEHKDEDKHEHYLRREFSYGNYQQCYTLPEDADREKISAKVADGILEVEIPKLTPKEEAKATKNIEVK; from the coding sequence ATGTTGTTAGCACGTAGAAATAATGATTCAGATTGGTTGAGTAACTTCTTTGATGATACTTTATTCAATACCGAAGTAATGTCACGTATGAATGCTACTGCTCCTGCCATTAACATCAAGGAGACAGATAAGAATTACATCATGGAGGTTGCAGCTCCTGGTTTGAAGAAAGAGTGGGTTCGTGTAAACATCGATAACGATGGTAATCTGAACATCGCCATCGAGAACAAGATGGAACACAAGGATGAAGACAAACACGAGCACTATCTGCGCCGCGAATTCTCTTACGGCAACTACCAGCAGTGTTATACGCTGCCTGAGGATGCTGATCGTGAGAAGATTTCAGCAAAGGTAGCTGATGGTATACTCGAGGTCGAGATTCCAAAGCTTACTCCTAAGGAGGAGGCTAAGGCTACCAAGAATATCGAAGTCAAATAA
- a CDS encoding sensor histidine kinase: MKIRTALTLKYTCITATIFLLCMVLIYLVSEHTRDQTFFRNLKSEGITKANLFLAGQVDAKTMQSVYLNNRKFINEVEVAVYTTDFHMLYHDAIHNDIVKETEGMIKEIIQKKEIEFHIGKYQGIGMVFQYKGKDYIVTAAAYDGYGYDNLVGLQETLICLFIIGLSLLFIAGYILARLSLKPIRNIVNEAETITASHIDRRIPVKNEKDELGELTIAFNELLKRLEISFNSQKQFVSNVSHELRTPLAALTAEIDVSLQKERTNGQYQLAMQNMQQDAKRMTRLIDGLLNLAKADYGKEEISMREVRLDELLLDARELILRAHPEYSIDLLFCNEEEDDDSLITVLGNPYLLNIAFSNLIENNCKYSENHSSIVQISFRDKWSIVRMADNGFGMSAKDKENLFTLFYRGEMHRDGENKKEVEGYGIGMTLAHKIIHLHDGSIAVHSEQGKGTIFVVEIPHI; encoded by the coding sequence ATGAAGATCAGAACAGCCCTTACCCTTAAATACACCTGCATTACGGCAACCATCTTTCTGCTTTGCATGGTGCTCATTTACCTGGTCAGCGAACATACACGCGACCAGACTTTCTTCAGAAACCTGAAGAGCGAAGGAATCACCAAGGCCAATCTCTTCCTGGCTGGGCAGGTAGATGCCAAGACCATGCAGTCGGTTTATCTGAACAACAGGAAGTTTATCAACGAGGTAGAGGTTGCCGTCTATACCACCGATTTCCACATGCTTTACCACGATGCCATCCACAACGACATCGTGAAGGAAACCGAAGGGATGATCAAGGAAATCATTCAGAAAAAAGAGATTGAATTCCATATCGGAAAATACCAGGGCATCGGAATGGTTTTCCAATACAAGGGAAAGGATTATATTGTTACGGCTGCCGCTTATGACGGCTACGGCTACGACAACCTGGTGGGTCTGCAGGAAACCCTCATTTGCCTTTTTATCATCGGATTGTCGCTGCTCTTTATCGCCGGCTATATTCTGGCAAGGCTCTCTCTCAAACCGATAAGAAACATCGTGAACGAGGCTGAAACTATTACCGCCTCCCACATAGACCGCCGCATCCCCGTGAAGAACGAAAAGGATGAGTTGGGCGAACTGACCATCGCCTTCAATGAACTGCTCAAGCGACTGGAGATTTCCTTCAATTCACAAAAGCAGTTTGTAAGCAACGTGTCTCACGAGCTCCGCACTCCTCTGGCTGCCCTAACAGCCGAAATCGATGTTTCGCTGCAGAAAGAGCGAACCAACGGGCAGTACCAGCTCGCCATGCAGAACATGCAGCAGGACGCCAAGCGAATGACCCGTCTGATAGACGGTCTGCTGAACCTGGCTAAAGCGGATTACGGCAAGGAAGAAATCAGCATGCGAGAGGTTCGCCTGGATGAACTGTTATTAGATGCAAGAGAACTCATCCTGCGGGCGCATCCGGAATACAGCATCGACCTGCTCTTCTGCAACGAGGAAGAAGATGATGACAGTCTGATTACCGTCCTCGGCAATCCTTATCTGCTGAACATCGCCTTCTCGAATCTGATAGAGAACAACTGCAAGTATTCGGAGAATCATTCTTCCATCGTTCAGATTTCCTTCAGAGACAAATGGAGCATCGTCCGTATGGCTGATAACGGTTTTGGAATGTCGGCAAAGGATAAGGAGAATCTCTTCACCTTATTCTATAGAGGAGAAATGCATAGAGACGGAGAAAACAAAAAGGAAGTAGAGGGCTACGGCATCGGAATGACACTTGCCCATAAGATTATCCATCTGCATGATGGCAGCATCGCCGTGCATTCGGAGCAGGGCAAGGGAACCATCTTCGTTGTGGAGATTCCACATATCTAG
- a CDS encoding response regulator transcription factor has product MIKILVIEDEKRVADLLKIGLEENGYQVLVAYDGEMGRRLFQSNDFQLIISDIILPKLNGFELCQEIRKADEEIPILMLTALGTADDKLEGFDVGADDYMVKPFDFRELLARVRVLLKRRAVAKVDVVKEISYADLCINLERQEVRRNGEPIKLSPKEYNLLVYLVENAERVVSRVEIAEKVWNTHFDTGTNFIDVYINYLRKKMDKNFEVKLIHTKPGVGFILTDKM; this is encoded by the coding sequence ATGATTAAGATTTTAGTGATAGAAGACGAAAAGCGAGTGGCTGATTTATTGAAAATCGGTCTGGAGGAGAATGGCTATCAGGTTTTGGTGGCTTACGATGGTGAGATGGGAAGGAGACTGTTTCAATCGAATGATTTCCAACTGATTATCTCAGACATCATCCTGCCGAAGCTCAATGGCTTCGAACTCTGTCAGGAAATCAGAAAGGCGGATGAAGAAATCCCTATCCTGATGCTCACGGCTCTGGGAACCGCCGATGATAAGCTGGAAGGCTTTGATGTGGGAGCCGATGACTATATGGTGAAGCCATTCGATTTCAGAGAACTGCTGGCGAGAGTGAGAGTGCTGCTGAAAAGAAGAGCCGTGGCTAAGGTTGATGTGGTGAAGGAGATTTCATACGCCGATCTGTGCATCAATCTGGAACGACAGGAAGTGAGACGAAACGGCGAACCCATCAAGCTTTCGCCTAAGGAATACAACCTGCTGGTTTATCTGGTGGAGAATGCCGAAAGGGTAGTGAGCCGAGTGGAAATCGCCGAAAAGGTATGGAACACCCATTTCGATACGGGAACCAATTTCATCGATGTCTATATCAACTATCTGAGAAAGAAAATGGATAAGAACTTCGAGGTGAAACTGATTCATACCAAACCGGGAGTAGGCTTTATCTTAACGGACAAGATGTAA